From Magnolia sinica isolate HGM2019 chromosome 13, MsV1, whole genome shotgun sequence, one genomic window encodes:
- the LOC131222522 gene encoding uncharacterized protein LOC131222522: MEDFSTTPSISSAFLSAYQSPKSNSSNPSTPAIQNPSTFSTFVQHPLTQNPKSSDIAIVGALPPLIPSSRQFSEHTLSLDAPDPFSLSGGFSDYGSSGYGPESDRESGSQALKGPGVAFLCSPASFSSSTKLRSCDVYIGMFGQKPSLLRFANWLRAELELQGVSCFAADRSQCRDARSHCMVESAMNSASFGVVILRRKSFSNQYTIDELRLFLGRKNLVPIFFGLGPADRMARDIIERRGELWEKHGGELWLSYSGSEKEWKEAVNGLSCVDERKLVAHAGNWRDCISEAVVLLGMRLGKRGMIERAKKWKERVEKEEYPFPRNSNFVGRKKELLELELILFGNVEGDGENECFELKAGRRQKAAEVIENKVEDRLGDITRKGKEPVIWRESEEQIEMRGTENWRLRGKNDGERHAGRKKSTNVLYGKGIACVSGESGVGKTELLLEFAYRFSQRYQMVLWVGGESRYIRHNYMSLLPFLGVDLSVENELFPEIDGPRSFKELEEEAIRRVRKELMRDIPFLIMIDNLESEKDWWDAKNVMELLPRFGGETHVIISTRLPRILNMEPLRLQCLSGREAMSLMRGSLEDLTMEEVEALKAIEEKLGRITLGLALVGAILSELPVSPTKLLNAINRIPYRDLKWSGREDSILRHNPFIVQLLDVCFSIFGLADGPQNLATRMVLVSGWFAPSPIPVSMLASAACEVTEDDRDTQLWKRCLNVLICGFMKSHVKNSEAEASAMLVSFGIARSSTKQDCVYFHDIIQLYARKRGSVRAARAMVQAISICGSVTQHAEHIWAACFLLFKFSDGPALVKLKVPSLLSFAERLVLPLATLTFTTFSRCVAAKELLSLCTDALDDAEKSFISQVEKGLGKSLHCICSIQSTVQLNPTLYHKLILVKATLLETRANMMLKAGEYDVGEELCRMVVSIRSLVYGADHPETVAAKETMDKLVRLNANKQGI, translated from the coding sequence ATGGAAGACTTCTCCACGACCCCCTCCATCTCCTCTGCTTTCTTATCTGCATACCAATCTCCCAAATCCAACAGCTCCAATCCATCCACTCCAGCCATCCAAAATCCATCAACCTTCTCCACTTTTGTTCAACACCCACTAACACAAAATCCCAAATCATCAGATATTGCCATTGTTGGCGCCCTCCCACCGCTCATCCCTTCATCAAGGCAATTCAGCGAACACACGCTGAGCCTTGATGCTCCTGATCCTTTCTCGCTTTCCGGCGGATTCTCTGACTATGGTTCGTCGGGTTACGGCCCAGAATCCGATCGGGAGAGTGGAAGTCAGGCTCTGAAGGGTCCCGGTGTCGCATTCCTGTGCTCCCCTGCTTCGTTCTCATCTTCCACGAAGCTCCGGAGTTGCGATGTTTATATTGGTATGTTCGGTCAAAAGCCGTCTCTGCTCCGGTTTGCAAACTGGCTCCGTGCAGAGCTGGAACTTCAAGGCGTGTCTTGCTTTGCGGCGGACCGAAGCCAGTGCAGGGATGCTCGGAGCCATTGCATGGTCGAGAGCGCGATGAATTCCGCCAGTTTCGGGGTGGTGATCCTCAGGAGGAAGTCGTTTTCGAATCAGTATACCATTGATGAGTTGAGGTTGTTTTTGGGTCGGAAGAATTTGGTCCCGATCTTCTTTGGGCTGGGCCCTGCGGACCGAATGGCACGGGACATAATTGAGAGGAGGGGAGAATTGTGGGAGAAGCATGGCGGGGAGCTTTGGCTGTCATACAGCGGGTCGGAAAAGGAATGGAAAGAGGCAGTCAATGGTCTTTCATGTGTCGATGAGCGGAAGCTGGTGGCTCATGCAGGCAATTGGAGGGATTGCATTTCAGAGGCGGTTGTTCTACTTGGAATGAGGCTGGGGAAGAGAGGCATGATCGAGAGGGCGAAGAAGTGGAAGGAGAGGGTGGAGAAGGAGGAGTACCCGTTTCCTCGAAACAGTAATTTTGTTGGGCGAAAGAAAGAGCTTCTTGAGCTCGAACTTATTCTGTTTGGCAATGTCGAGGGGGATGGAGAAAATGAATGTTTTGAACTGAAAGCTGGTCGCAGACAAAAGGCCGCAGAGGTGATAGAAAATAAAGTAGAAGATCGGCTGGGAGACATCACACGCAAAGGCAAAGAGCCTGTTATATGGAGAGAATCTGAGGAGCAGATTGAAATGCGAGGCACTGAGAATTGGCGTCTGAGGGGGAAGAATGATGGGGAAAGGCATGCGGGGAGGAAGAAATCGACGAATGTGTTGTATGGGAAGGGTATTGCTTGTGTTTCGGGTGAATCGGGTGTTGGTAAGACAGAGTTATTGCTTGAGTTCGCATACAGATTCTCGCAGAGATATCAGATGGTTTTGTGGGTAGGTGGGGAATCGAGGTATATTCGTCATAACTACATGAGCTTGTTGCCCTTTTTGGGTGTTGATTTGAGTGTTGAAAATGAACTCTTTCCTGAAATAGATGGACCGAGGAGCTTTAAAGAGCTGGAGGAGGAGGCCATCCGTAGAGTGCGGAAGGAGCTCATGCGGGATATTCCTTTCTTAATCATGATCGATAACTTAGAGTCTGAGAAAGATTGGTGGGATGCAAAGAATGTGATGGAGCTTCTCCCCCGTTTTGGTGGAGAGACTCATGTCATTATTTCAACACGCTTGCCTCGGATACTGAATATGGAACCGTTGAGGCTCCAATGTTTATCTGGTAGGGAGGCAATGTCATTGATGAGGGGGAGTTTGGAAGATCTCACGATGGAAGAAGTCGAAGCACTTAAAGCCATCGAAGAGAAATTAGGCAGGATTACGCTGGGTCTTGCACTTGTAGGTGCAATATTGTCTGAGCTTCCAGTATCTCCTACGAAACTCCTTAATGCCATTAATAGGATTCCTTACAGAGATTTGAAATGGAGTGGCAGAGAAGATTCAATATTGCGACACAACCCTTTCATCGTGCAACTTTTAGACGTCTGTTTCTCGATATTCGGTCTTGCAGATGGCCCCCAAAATTTGGCAACACGAATGGTTCTCGTAAGTGGGTGGTTTGCTCCTTCACCAATTCCAGTCTCGATGTTGGCTTCTGCGGCATGCGAGGTTACGGAAGATGATCGAGACACTCAGCTTTGGAAGAGGTGTCTGAATGTTTTAATATGTGGGTTCATGAAATCTCATGTAAAAAATTCAGAAGCTGAAGCGTCTGCCATGTTGGTGAGCTTTGGGATTGCGAGAAGTAGCACAAAGCAAGATTGTGTTTATTTCCATGATATTATTCAACTATATGCCCGTAAAAGAGGCAGTGTTAGAGCTGCTCGTGCGATGGTGCAAGCAATCAGCATTTGTGGATCTGTTACCCAACATGCTGAGCATATCTGGGCTGCCTGCTTCTTGCTATTTAAATTCTCAGATGGCCCGGCACTTGTCAAACTGAAGGTCCCTAGCCTTTTATCGTTCGCTGAGCGGTTAGTCCTGCCTCTAGCGACTCTAACGTTCACTACCTTCTCCAGGTGCGTGGCGGCTAAAGAACTCCTAAGCCTATGCACTGACGCATTGGATGATGCTGAGAAGTCTTTCATTTCTCAAGTCGAGAAGGGGCTCGGCAAGTCGTTGCACTGTATATGTTCAATTCAGTCAACAGTGCAGCTGAATCCAACACTTTACCATAAACTAATACTCGTCAAAGCTACATTGTTAGAAACAAGGGCAAATATGATGCTTAAAGCCGGTGAATATGATGTTGGCGAAGAGCTGTGCAGGATGGTGGTGAGCATTAGGTCATTGGTGTATGGTGCAGATCATCCCGAAACAGTTGCTGCCAAAGAAACCATGGATAAGCTCGTGAGGCTTAATGCAAACAAACAAGGCATTTGA